The following are encoded together in the Humulus lupulus chromosome 5, drHumLupu1.1, whole genome shotgun sequence genome:
- the LOC133778061 gene encoding light-harvesting complex-like protein 3 isotype 1, chloroplastic, with protein sequence MSSMALLSPSTHFPSLSPSSHSKTHFANKPCLLLRPNTPLFRRLLSTKASADNGAGNLGSAATAVEPKALEPSVPSSEKVESSPVSNGSALKTPEVEVVSLFENPKWINGTWDLTQFQNNGKTDWEAVIDAEAKRRKWLEDNPESSSNENPVVFDTSIIPWWAWIKRYHLPEAELLNGRAAMIGFFMAYFVDSLTGVGLVDQMGNFFCKTLLFVAVSGVLLIRKNEDIDTLKRLLEETTFYDKQWQATWQDEKSGSFKD encoded by the exons ATGTCTTCCATGGCCTTGTTATCTCCGTCAACCCATTTCCCATCTCTCTCTCCTTCATCCCATTCCAAAACCCATTTCGCTAACAAGCCTTGTCTCCTTCTCAGACCCAACACTCCTCTCTTTCGCCGTCTCTTAAGCACCAAAGCCTCTGCTGATAATGGAGCCGGAAACCTCGGCTCAGCTGCCACCGCTGTTGAACCCAAGGCTCTAGAACCTTCTGTGCCCTCGTCTGAGAAGGTTGAGAGCTCACCTGTGTCAAATGGGTCAGCACTTAAAACCCCTGAAGTCGAAGTGGTGAGTTTGTTCGAGAACCCGAAATGGATCAACGGGACTTGGGATTTGACTCAGTTTCAGAACAATGGAAAAACCGATTGGGAGGCTGTCATTGATGCTG AGGCAAAGAGGAGAAAATGGCTTGAGGACAACCCCGAATCATCCAGTAATGAGAACCCAGTAGTTTTTGACACCTCCATCATTCCTTGGTGGGCATGGATAAAAAGATACCACTTACCTGAAGCCGAACTACTAAACG GCCGTGCTGCTATGATTGGGTTTTTCATGGCTTATTTTGTTGATAGCTTGACTGGAGTAGGTTTGGTTGACCAAATGGGCAACTTCTTTTGCAAAACTTTGTTGTTCGTAGCAGTGTCTGGGGTACTTCTAATCCGCAAGAATGAGGACATTGATACACTAAAGAGGCTGTTGGAAGAAACGACATTTTATGATAAGCAATGGCAAGCA